The proteins below are encoded in one region of Silene latifolia isolate original U9 population chromosome 2, ASM4854445v1, whole genome shotgun sequence:
- the LOC141643445 gene encoding DNA mismatch repair protein MLH3 isoform X1: protein MASIKPLSETVLSTVRSGFIISSLSTVVEELVYNSLDASAKKVAILVGVNNGYIKVEDDGSGIDRDGLMLLGERYATSKVDHLNKEDDSVGSFGFRGEVLCSIADISLIEILTKIQGRPNGYRKVMKGRRCLYLSIDDKQDVGTTVIVRDLFYNQPVRRRQLQSSTKKVLHAVRECVIRIALVQPKVAFRVVDMESDDELLCTHASPSPLSLLCSNFGIESSSLCKLSFSEGLLKLTGYVSSPSSLLTSKVCPPILNVNSRFVVKGPIHKALTCLAEMCWDRFRGDKGGKRTQSHAGPSYCLNLACPRISYDLNLGVSGTSVEFKDWTPVIRFIEKSVALFWSKKKRKGESSNCEADEMQTNGMEKLAADSSFSKKNWRFKSCENTTKRRRTENPENVESFSEDLHCCMEMKVEDRSSSSLWDSSCEQPKKSTSKTLQFKEPEKEREYSLCGNDDCDNVREYELFDKNYVESDENCAETYPSHTRWEVGMPGDDVGARSHSFMQRDDNCAEMFSSRTGWGVEIPGDDVGARSRELESGFDIEYKHDYDRTEDKLRHRKLLLGSPLGDNTLETPPSCGRLSRYQFDNFEATSRRSTGSGDVDGLCEDPDVFQLACSQWDVANTWLLPKRGTKSLGWKDIEAHSLPLCASSSYRQPKYLSDEVSEYRSSYSQQHFCQHSPIQYSFPNMKDWDLDNVVKNDGVQRTSERRNYGLYIRDDDGKDEFCQSAFGDRCMNENLSSASSLNTKLIQESGYAGVERRTLKMSIDNCSSDDIPSIAYGALLAKATNSPSSDMMLSESPFSWSPPEPINRGVQMDLQSCQTLGLLDITKDSSLTSHGKRYPESPLFASSDDILIAKTVSSPLDFRSNINSYEPSPHSFSSTSISKDLRIDLQGCQPFETSHSPSKQFDLFSKRPRRSHSAPPIYPGRRRFMSVGDCLNPATDNPVLNPDSQIHNVSERATLNPSCGSPRLCNESSQDDEMIPEEDPHFWTDHQLKGEPIISQDKMLTQDVKADDSGYFKEVQDVESSRVKWREGCQDTTLKRITNCRSVGDSLDEFKEENRILDVQSCKLYLAGDSLVPKSINRSFLESAKVLSQVESKFIPVVGSGILAVIDQHAADERIRLEEMRQKILSGELLSITYLKEEKELVLPEIGYQLLCNYAESIQHWGWKCNIFRQEPGSFSKNLDLLNDHASHPRLLAVPCVLGVKLSDVDLLEYLEQLADTDGSSTIPPSVVRILNYKACRGAIMFGDKLLPSECSLIVEELKRTSLCFQCAHGRPTTAPLVNLKALHRTVLQLGSSRKGSKMVWHGLHKNNINVERAKHRLDVARGC, encoded by the exons CAACATCGAAAGTCGATCATTTGAACAAGGAAGATGATTCTGTGGGAAGCTTTGGATTTCGTGGAGAGGTGTTGTGTTCTATTGCTGATATATCTTTAATTGAGATTCTAACAAAAATTCAAGGCAGGCCTAATGGGTATCGGAAAGTTATGAAG GGTCGCAGATGTCTGTATCTCAGCATTGACGATAAGCAAGATGTTGGCACAACTG TCATTGTCCGTGATTTATTTTACAACCAACCTGTTCGTAGAAGGCAATTGCAGTCCAG TACCAAAAAAGTTCTACATGCAGTTAGAGAATGTGTGATCCGGATTGCCCTTGTGCAGCCAAAGGTCGCCTTCAGAGTGGTGGATATGGAGAG TGATGATGAATTGCTTTGCACAcatgcttctccttctccattATCTCTTCTGTGCAGCAATTTTGGCATTGAGTCCTCCAGTTTATGTAAGCTGAGCTTTTCAGAAGGATTATTGAAGCTAACCGGATATGTTTCTTCTCCTTCTAGTCTTTTGACATCAAAGGTTTGTCCTCCCATACTTA ATGTTAACTCAAGGTTTGTGGTTAAAGGGCCAATACATAAAGCGCTTACCTGTCTTGCGGAAATGTGCTGGGATCGGTTCAGGGGCGACAAGGGAGGGAAGAGAACTCAGTCACATGCAGGTCCATCATACTGTTTAAATCTAGCCTGTCCCCGAATTTCTTATGACTTGAATCTTGGAGTTTCAGGGACGTCCGTGGAATTTAAG GATTGGACTCCCGTGATCAGATTCATTGAAAAATCAGTTGCCCTCTTTTGGAGTAAGAAAAAGAGAAAGG GGGAGTCCTCTAACTGCGAAGCGGATGAGATGCAAACAAATGGGATGGAAAAATTAGCTGCGGACTCGTCTTTCTCAAAAAAAA ATTGGCGATTCAAGAGCTGTGAAAATACTACCAAAAGACGTAGGACAGAGAATCCTGAGAATGTCGAGTCATTCTCTGAAGACTTACATTGTTGCATGGAAATGAAAGTCGAGGACAGGAGCAGCTCCTCTCTCTGGGATAGCAGTTGTGAACAACCCAAAAAATCAACATCTAAAACTCTTCAATTTAAGGAACCAGAGAAAGAAAGGGAGTACTCTCTCTGTGGAAATGATGATTGTGACAATGTTAGGGAATATGAACTATTTGACAAAAATTATGTGGAAAGTGATGAAAATTGCGCAGAAACTTATCCTTCTCATACAAGATGGGAGGTTGGAATGCCAGGAGATGATGTGGGTGCTAGGAGCCATAGTTTTATGCAAAGAGATGACAATTGTGCAGAAATGTTTTCTTCTCGTACAGGATGGGGGGTTGAAATACCAGGAGATGATGTGGGTGCTAGGAGCCGTGAATTAGAAAGTGGATTTGATATTGAGTACAAGCATGACTATGACAGAACTGAAGATAAACTTAGGCACAGGAAGTTGCTTTTGGGAAGTCCTCTGGGGGATAATACACTCGAAACACCCCCAAGTTGTGGCCGGCTGTCTAGATATCAGTTTGATAATTTTGAGGCTACAAGCAGGAGGTCCACTGGCAGTGGAGATGTTGATGGTCTTTGTGAGGATCCTGATGTTTTTCAGTTGGCTTGTTCTCAATGGGATGTAGCAAATACGTGGCTACTGCCAAAACGAGGTACAAAAAGTCTTGGATGGAAAGATATTGAAGCACATTCTTTACCTTTGTGTGCAAGTTCTTCTTATAGACAGCCAAAGTATCTGAGTGACGAAGTCAGTGAATATCGTTCATCATACTCTCAACAGCACTTTTGTCAGCATTCTCCAATTCAATATTCATTTCCCAATATGAAAGATTGGGATCTTGATAATGTTGTAAAGAATGATGGTGTTCAAAGGACATCTGAAAGGAGAAATTATGGCTTATATATTCGTGATGATGATGGAAAAGATGAATTTTGTCAGAGTGCTTTTGGTGATAGGTGTATGAATGAGAATTTATCTTCTGCGAGCTCTTTAAATACAAAGCTGATCCAGGAGAGTGGCTATGCAGGGGTTGAAAGGAGAACATTGAAAATGTCGATTGATAACTGTAGTTCTGATGATATACCCTCTATTGCATATGGCGCTTTGTTGGCCAAAGCAACAAATTCGCCTTCAAGTGATATGATGCTGAGTGAATCACCATTCTCCTGGAGTCCACCAGAACCCATAAACAGAGGAGTCCAAATGGACCTGCAAAGTTGTCAAACTCTGGGACTTCTCGACATTACTAAAGATAGCTCACTTACTAGTCATGGAAAGCGTTATCCTGAGAGCCCTCTCTTTGCTAGCAGTGATGATATTCTCATTGCTAAGACTGTTTCATCGCCTTTGGATTTCAGAAGTAACATCAATTCGTATGAACCATCACCTCACTCTTTCTCATCCACATCTATTAGTAAAGATCTTCGAATTGATCTCCAAGGTTGTCAACCTTTTGAAACCAGTCATAGTCCTTCTAAACAGTTCGATCTATTCTCCAAGAGACCGAGAAGAAGCCATTCAGCTCCTCCAATCTATCCAGGCAGGAGGAGATTTATGTCGGTAGGTGATTGTTTGAATCCTGCTACTGACAACCCTGTTCTAAACCCGGACTCTCAAATTCATAATGTGTCAG AAAGAGCTACACTGAACCCCTCGTGTGGCTCACCAAGACTATGTAATGAATCTAGCCAGGACGATGAGATGATTCCTGAGGAAGATCCACACTTTTGGACTGA TCATCAGCTGAAAGGAGAGCCGATTATTTCACAAGACAAAATGTTGACTCAAGATGTCAAGGCAGATGACTCTG GATACTTTAAGGAAGTTCAAGATGTAGAAAGTTCAAGAGTCAAGTGGCGAGAAGGCTGCCAAGATACCACATTGAAGCGCATTACCAACTGTAGAAGT GTTGGAGATAGTTTGGATGAATTTAAAGAAGAAAATAGAATTCTGGATGTTCAGTCTTGTAAGTTGTATCTTGCTGGCGACTCCTTAGTTCCAAAGTCTATCAACAGAAGTTTCTTGGAGAGTGCCAAAGTGCTTTCGCAGGTTGAGAGTAAATTCATTCCAGTTGTAGGAAGTGGCATCCTGGCAGTGATTGATCAG CATGCTGCAGATGAGAGAATTCGACTTGAAGAAATGCGTCAGAAG ATTCTTTCTGGTGAACTATTGTCGATAACCTATctgaaagaagaaaaagaattg GTACTGCCTGAGATAGGGTACCAGTTGCTGTGCAATTATGCTGAATCCATACAACACTGGGGGTGGAAATGCAACATTTTCCGTCAGGAGCCGGGTTCATTTTCGAA GAATCTAGATCTTCTGAATGACCACGCATCTCATCCCAGACTTCTTGCG GTACCTTGTGTTCTGGGTGTGAAATTGTCAGACGTGGATTTACTAGAATATCTGGAACAG CTTGCTGATACTGACGGATCATCAACAATTCCGCCTTCTGTAGTTCGAATCCTAAACTACAAAGCATGTAGGG GTGCTATTATGTTTGGGGACAAGCTTCTTCCTTCTGAATGTTCCCTTATTGTTGAAGAGCTGAAACGAACTTCATTATGTTTCCAG TGTGCCCATGGAAGGCCAACTACAGCCCCTCTTGTGAATCTGAAGGCCTTACACAGGACGGTTCTTCAGCTTGGATCTTCACGTAAGGGTTCCAAAATGGTATGGCATGGACTCCATAAGAACAATATCAATGTCGAGCGTGCCAAACACAGACTTGATGTTGCAAGAGGCTGTTAA
- the LOC141643445 gene encoding DNA mismatch repair protein MLH3 isoform X3: protein MASIKPLSETVLSTVRSGFIISSLSTVVEELVYNSLDASAKKVAILVGVNNGYIKVEDDGSGIDRDGLMLLGERYATSKVDHLNKEDDSVGSFGFRGEVLCSIADISLIEILTKIQGRPNGYRKVMKGRRCLYLSIDDKQDVGTTVIVRDLFYNQPVRRRQLQSSTKKVLHAVRECVIRIALVQPKVAFRVVDMESDDELLCTHASPSPLSLLCSNFGIESSSLCKLSFSEGLLKLTGYVSSPSSLLTSKVCPPILNVNSRFVVKGPIHKALTCLAEMCWDRFRGDKGGKRTQSHAGPSYCLNLACPRISYDLNLGVSGTSVEFKDWTPVIRFIEKSVALFWRESSNCEADEMQTNGMEKLAADSSFSKKNWRFKSCENTTKRRRTENPENVESFSEDLHCCMEMKVEDRSSSSLWDSSCEQPKKSTSKTLQFKEPEKEREYSLCGNDDCDNVREYELFDKNYVESDENCAETYPSHTRWEVGMPGDDVGARSHSFMQRDDNCAEMFSSRTGWGVEIPGDDVGARSRELESGFDIEYKHDYDRTEDKLRHRKLLLGSPLGDNTLETPPSCGRLSRYQFDNFEATSRRSTGSGDVDGLCEDPDVFQLACSQWDVANTWLLPKRGTKSLGWKDIEAHSLPLCASSSYRQPKYLSDEVSEYRSSYSQQHFCQHSPIQYSFPNMKDWDLDNVVKNDGVQRTSERRNYGLYIRDDDGKDEFCQSAFGDRCMNENLSSASSLNTKLIQESGYAGVERRTLKMSIDNCSSDDIPSIAYGALLAKATNSPSSDMMLSESPFSWSPPEPINRGVQMDLQSCQTLGLLDITKDSSLTSHGKRYPESPLFASSDDILIAKTVSSPLDFRSNINSYEPSPHSFSSTSISKDLRIDLQGCQPFETSHSPSKQFDLFSKRPRRSHSAPPIYPGRRRFMSVGDCLNPATDNPVLNPDSQIHNVSERATLNPSCGSPRLCNESSQDDEMIPEEDPHFWTDHQLKGEPIISQDKMLTQDVKADDSGYFKEVQDVESSRVKWREGCQDTTLKRITNCRSVGDSLDEFKEENRILDVQSCKLYLAGDSLVPKSINRSFLESAKVLSQVESKFIPVVGSGILAVIDQHAADERIRLEEMRQKILSGELLSITYLKEEKELVLPEIGYQLLCNYAESIQHWGWKCNIFRQEPGSFSKNLDLLNDHASHPRLLAVPCVLGVKLSDVDLLEYLEQLADTDGSSTIPPSVVRILNYKACRGAIMFGDKLLPSECSLIVEELKRTSLCFQCAHGRPTTAPLVNLKALHRTVLQLGSSRKGSKMVWHGLHKNNINVERAKHRLDVARGC, encoded by the exons CAACATCGAAAGTCGATCATTTGAACAAGGAAGATGATTCTGTGGGAAGCTTTGGATTTCGTGGAGAGGTGTTGTGTTCTATTGCTGATATATCTTTAATTGAGATTCTAACAAAAATTCAAGGCAGGCCTAATGGGTATCGGAAAGTTATGAAG GGTCGCAGATGTCTGTATCTCAGCATTGACGATAAGCAAGATGTTGGCACAACTG TCATTGTCCGTGATTTATTTTACAACCAACCTGTTCGTAGAAGGCAATTGCAGTCCAG TACCAAAAAAGTTCTACATGCAGTTAGAGAATGTGTGATCCGGATTGCCCTTGTGCAGCCAAAGGTCGCCTTCAGAGTGGTGGATATGGAGAG TGATGATGAATTGCTTTGCACAcatgcttctccttctccattATCTCTTCTGTGCAGCAATTTTGGCATTGAGTCCTCCAGTTTATGTAAGCTGAGCTTTTCAGAAGGATTATTGAAGCTAACCGGATATGTTTCTTCTCCTTCTAGTCTTTTGACATCAAAGGTTTGTCCTCCCATACTTA ATGTTAACTCAAGGTTTGTGGTTAAAGGGCCAATACATAAAGCGCTTACCTGTCTTGCGGAAATGTGCTGGGATCGGTTCAGGGGCGACAAGGGAGGGAAGAGAACTCAGTCACATGCAGGTCCATCATACTGTTTAAATCTAGCCTGTCCCCGAATTTCTTATGACTTGAATCTTGGAGTTTCAGGGACGTCCGTGGAATTTAAG GATTGGACTCCCGTGATCAGATTCATTGAAAAATCAGTTGCCCTCTTTTGGA GGGAGTCCTCTAACTGCGAAGCGGATGAGATGCAAACAAATGGGATGGAAAAATTAGCTGCGGACTCGTCTTTCTCAAAAAAAA ATTGGCGATTCAAGAGCTGTGAAAATACTACCAAAAGACGTAGGACAGAGAATCCTGAGAATGTCGAGTCATTCTCTGAAGACTTACATTGTTGCATGGAAATGAAAGTCGAGGACAGGAGCAGCTCCTCTCTCTGGGATAGCAGTTGTGAACAACCCAAAAAATCAACATCTAAAACTCTTCAATTTAAGGAACCAGAGAAAGAAAGGGAGTACTCTCTCTGTGGAAATGATGATTGTGACAATGTTAGGGAATATGAACTATTTGACAAAAATTATGTGGAAAGTGATGAAAATTGCGCAGAAACTTATCCTTCTCATACAAGATGGGAGGTTGGAATGCCAGGAGATGATGTGGGTGCTAGGAGCCATAGTTTTATGCAAAGAGATGACAATTGTGCAGAAATGTTTTCTTCTCGTACAGGATGGGGGGTTGAAATACCAGGAGATGATGTGGGTGCTAGGAGCCGTGAATTAGAAAGTGGATTTGATATTGAGTACAAGCATGACTATGACAGAACTGAAGATAAACTTAGGCACAGGAAGTTGCTTTTGGGAAGTCCTCTGGGGGATAATACACTCGAAACACCCCCAAGTTGTGGCCGGCTGTCTAGATATCAGTTTGATAATTTTGAGGCTACAAGCAGGAGGTCCACTGGCAGTGGAGATGTTGATGGTCTTTGTGAGGATCCTGATGTTTTTCAGTTGGCTTGTTCTCAATGGGATGTAGCAAATACGTGGCTACTGCCAAAACGAGGTACAAAAAGTCTTGGATGGAAAGATATTGAAGCACATTCTTTACCTTTGTGTGCAAGTTCTTCTTATAGACAGCCAAAGTATCTGAGTGACGAAGTCAGTGAATATCGTTCATCATACTCTCAACAGCACTTTTGTCAGCATTCTCCAATTCAATATTCATTTCCCAATATGAAAGATTGGGATCTTGATAATGTTGTAAAGAATGATGGTGTTCAAAGGACATCTGAAAGGAGAAATTATGGCTTATATATTCGTGATGATGATGGAAAAGATGAATTTTGTCAGAGTGCTTTTGGTGATAGGTGTATGAATGAGAATTTATCTTCTGCGAGCTCTTTAAATACAAAGCTGATCCAGGAGAGTGGCTATGCAGGGGTTGAAAGGAGAACATTGAAAATGTCGATTGATAACTGTAGTTCTGATGATATACCCTCTATTGCATATGGCGCTTTGTTGGCCAAAGCAACAAATTCGCCTTCAAGTGATATGATGCTGAGTGAATCACCATTCTCCTGGAGTCCACCAGAACCCATAAACAGAGGAGTCCAAATGGACCTGCAAAGTTGTCAAACTCTGGGACTTCTCGACATTACTAAAGATAGCTCACTTACTAGTCATGGAAAGCGTTATCCTGAGAGCCCTCTCTTTGCTAGCAGTGATGATATTCTCATTGCTAAGACTGTTTCATCGCCTTTGGATTTCAGAAGTAACATCAATTCGTATGAACCATCACCTCACTCTTTCTCATCCACATCTATTAGTAAAGATCTTCGAATTGATCTCCAAGGTTGTCAACCTTTTGAAACCAGTCATAGTCCTTCTAAACAGTTCGATCTATTCTCCAAGAGACCGAGAAGAAGCCATTCAGCTCCTCCAATCTATCCAGGCAGGAGGAGATTTATGTCGGTAGGTGATTGTTTGAATCCTGCTACTGACAACCCTGTTCTAAACCCGGACTCTCAAATTCATAATGTGTCAG AAAGAGCTACACTGAACCCCTCGTGTGGCTCACCAAGACTATGTAATGAATCTAGCCAGGACGATGAGATGATTCCTGAGGAAGATCCACACTTTTGGACTGA TCATCAGCTGAAAGGAGAGCCGATTATTTCACAAGACAAAATGTTGACTCAAGATGTCAAGGCAGATGACTCTG GATACTTTAAGGAAGTTCAAGATGTAGAAAGTTCAAGAGTCAAGTGGCGAGAAGGCTGCCAAGATACCACATTGAAGCGCATTACCAACTGTAGAAGT GTTGGAGATAGTTTGGATGAATTTAAAGAAGAAAATAGAATTCTGGATGTTCAGTCTTGTAAGTTGTATCTTGCTGGCGACTCCTTAGTTCCAAAGTCTATCAACAGAAGTTTCTTGGAGAGTGCCAAAGTGCTTTCGCAGGTTGAGAGTAAATTCATTCCAGTTGTAGGAAGTGGCATCCTGGCAGTGATTGATCAG CATGCTGCAGATGAGAGAATTCGACTTGAAGAAATGCGTCAGAAG ATTCTTTCTGGTGAACTATTGTCGATAACCTATctgaaagaagaaaaagaattg GTACTGCCTGAGATAGGGTACCAGTTGCTGTGCAATTATGCTGAATCCATACAACACTGGGGGTGGAAATGCAACATTTTCCGTCAGGAGCCGGGTTCATTTTCGAA GAATCTAGATCTTCTGAATGACCACGCATCTCATCCCAGACTTCTTGCG GTACCTTGTGTTCTGGGTGTGAAATTGTCAGACGTGGATTTACTAGAATATCTGGAACAG CTTGCTGATACTGACGGATCATCAACAATTCCGCCTTCTGTAGTTCGAATCCTAAACTACAAAGCATGTAGGG GTGCTATTATGTTTGGGGACAAGCTTCTTCCTTCTGAATGTTCCCTTATTGTTGAAGAGCTGAAACGAACTTCATTATGTTTCCAG TGTGCCCATGGAAGGCCAACTACAGCCCCTCTTGTGAATCTGAAGGCCTTACACAGGACGGTTCTTCAGCTTGGATCTTCACGTAAGGGTTCCAAAATGGTATGGCATGGACTCCATAAGAACAATATCAATGTCGAGCGTGCCAAACACAGACTTGATGTTGCAAGAGGCTGTTAA